Proteins encoded by one window of Pecten maximus chromosome 15, xPecMax1.1, whole genome shotgun sequence:
- the LOC117343874 gene encoding uncharacterized protein LOC117343874, with product METMKVQLLVLCLTSLIALTVHAGYTCDKNKYSNGCSVPKGIKIAFKGRFKPACNKHDICYRCMTVFGISRLQCDRRFKKNMKRICKTLKGKNFIDKFLKRESCKKHADIYYTAVRAGGASAIKKRRKPVWCRQKWVKPCMQ from the exons ATGGAGACAATGAAG GTACAACTCCTGGTATTGTGCCTGACGTCCTTGATTGCACTGACCGTGCATGCTGGCTACACTTGCGACAAAAACAAATACTCGAATGGCTGTAGTGTTCCGAAGGGTATCAAAATCGCGTTCAAGGGGAGGTTCAAACCAGCTTGTAACAAGCACGACATATGCTACAGATGT atgaCGGTATTTGGAATCTCAAGACTTCAGTGCGATAGAAGATTCAAGAAAAACATGAAACGGATATGTAAGACTCTTAAAGGAAAGAATTTCATTGATAAATTCTTAAAACGGGAATCATGTAAAAAACATGCCGATATCTATTACACGGCAGTGAGAGCAGGGGGTGCCTCGGCCATCAAAAAACGGAGAAAGCCAGTATGGTGTCGACAGAAATGGGTCAAACCATGCATGCAATAG
- the LOC117343981 gene encoding uncharacterized protein LOC117343981: MTLASTVETKTMKVQLLVLCMMSLIVVTKQLGISFTCDRNTYTDGCSVPKGIKIEFKGRFKPACNKHDICYSCMKTFGLSRLQCDQRFKKNMKGICNTLGGKNFLDKFLKRESCKTHADIYYVAVRVGGASATKNRGRSRWCRQKWVKPCMQ, translated from the exons ATGACTTTGGCAAGCACAGTAGAGACGAAGACAATGAAG GTTCAACTGTTAGTAttgtgtatgatgtccctgattGTGGTGACCAAGCAGTTAGGCATCAGCTTCACCTGTGACAGGAACACATACACGGATGGCTGCAGCGTACCGAAGGGTATAAAGATAGAGTTCAAAGGGAGGTTCAAACCAGCTTGTAATAAACACGACATATGCTACAGTTGT atgAAGACATTTGGACTTTCAAGACTTCAATGCGACCAACGATTTAAGAAAAACATGAAAGGAATATGTAACACCCTTGGTGGAAAGAATTTTTTGGATAAATTCCTAAAACGTGAATCGTGTAAAACCCACGCTGATATATATTACGTGGCAGTAAGAGTGGGTGGTGCCTCAGCCACTAAAAACCGGGGAAGGTCAAGATGGTGTCGACAAAAGTGGGTCAAACCATGCATGCAATAG